In one Lolium rigidum isolate FL_2022 chromosome 3, APGP_CSIRO_Lrig_0.1, whole genome shotgun sequence genomic region, the following are encoded:
- the LOC124694771 gene encoding non-specific lipid transfer protein GPI-anchored 14-like, whose protein sequence is GVGGDMNSDRSECTDQLVGLAPCLQYVQGEARTPAPDCCGGLRQVLGKSPKCLCVLVKDKDDPNLGIKINASLALALPSACGATKANVSHCPELLHIPPNSKDAAIFSPGGEKGTAATPGKDNTASTTNSRAQQAANGAIATSTATAGVALAALLAGYLALLLPADVLAAPF, encoded by the exons GGAGTGGGAGGGGACATGAACTCTGACCGGAGCGAGTGCACGGACCAGCTGGTGGGGCTGGCGCCGTGCCTGCAGTACGTGCAGGGCGAGGCGCGGACTCCGGCGCCGGACTGCTGCGGCGGGCTGCGGCAGGTGCTGGGGAAGAGCCCCAAGTGCCTCTGCGTGCTCGTCAAGGACAAGGACGACCCCAACCTGGGCATCAAGATCAACGCCTCCCTCGCCCTCGCCCTCCCCTCCGCCTGCGGCGCCACCAAGGCCAACGTCTCCCACTGCCCAG aGCTGCTGCACATACCTCCGAACTCGAAAGACGCCGCCATCTTCAGCCCCGGCGGCGAAAAGGGCACCGCTGCAACTCCAG GCAAGGACAACACGGCGTCCACGACCAACTCCCGCGCCCAGCAAGCCGCCAACGGGGCCATCGCCACCTCGACAGCCACCGCCGGCGTCGCACTGGCGGCGCTGCTGGCCGGCTACCTTGCTCTGCTCCTACCAGCGGACGTCCTGGCCGCCCCCTTCTAA